CAGACGGAAAGGACGGAGCTTCTCTAGTCGTAGTGGCAACCGTCCGCGAGAATGAAGAGGCAACAACACCAACCAGAAAAAAACAAACATAGCCgcaagacagagaggggagagaggtggtgctgggtgggtgggtgggtggggggggcgacagagaaagagTCTATGTAAGCTAGGAAGAAAGCATGAGAAGGCAGTGCCATGCTGTTATCCTTCATCCCTCCGTGCGCGCGCGACTCAACCAACCTAGCGAATCTCCCACGGAAGCAGCACGCCTTGTCGTCTCTCTCACTCAAATCATCTCTGACGCGTAGGAGGAACAAATGAAGAAACGTGGAGCGGagagggatgggggggggagaggccACTTCAAGAAGGCGGTGGTatgtgtgggggggggggtggcacAAGTTGAGGACACGGAacaagagcacacacacacgcgcacaaatTAATaacaagagagggagagaggaacgTCGAAGGAAAACCAACAGAGAAGGATCACATACAAAACGCCATGGATACTGCAGTAGACAGACAGAAAAAAATATGAAGTACcaacgaagaggaggaggtggacgacGGGGAGCCGAGAACGGGGATGAAGAAGtcaagaagagaggaggaggagccgtGAAAGGTGTAGGAGGAGCTACAGCCTTCGAAATGCGCATCAAAGACACGTAGCCCATCCATGCACACCCATGATCGGGTCGAAGGACGCACCATCGCACTGTTGCTCACCTCCCCAtaccccctcttctctcctctttgtTCTCACCACCGCACACCACTCCAACATGTCAAGACCCGCCTTTCGGCTTCGCCTTCGCAATTCTTTGCGTTGTTCTCGCATCGCACAACCTGCGCCAGTCTTTCAGCCGCTTTTTCTTGTGGCCcagacgctgccgcggccgatGAGGTCCCCCTCCCACTGCCACCTTGACTCCTTCGCCCTGCCTGACCCCCGCCTCACCTCCAGCTGAGCGTTGAGAAACGCGTCGCGTCGCTTCATCGTGAAGCACTCACTACtgttttctcttctttcgcTTGCCTGTTTATGCTTTGCGTGGCACGAGGGGAGAGGTCGGGTCGtgcgggggagggcggacgacagagcggagagggagggagtcGCCATATGTGTGTACGTCGGTGTATGCAACGTAGCGGAgaacagaagaaaaagggagggagggaggaggggggggggagcagcCGCGAAGACGAGCAAGAAGCAAAGTGAGAATTCAGCAAGCGAAAGCATAAAGGACGTGCACaccgcacacccgcacacgcatgcatatGCAGAGAGATGTACATACAACGCAGAAGGCGAAGAACAGAGGAAAGGCAAATCACTAACAACTTAACGAGGCATATTGGCGGAAGCGGCAGGTACACGAGATCACGacgaaaagggggaggagggagggggaagggggagagaaaaaaagggcaagccaaggagagagagcccAGCACtcaacgcgcgcacgcactaGTAAACGCACCCACGCGTAGCACACGAGAATGAAGCcgaagaaggggaagggaagtGGCTCAGTGTGGGTGCGGTTGCAGCAACACGTCTTTACTGTTTACGGGCAAATAGTGGAAGAAGAAAGCGGTATCGacaaaaaaggagaagcgaCGCGAGTTGTAAGGTTTGCGCACCGGGtgaggcggggagggagggagggcgagagaaggggggaggtgggCGGAGTAAGGGCACAGAGGGAGGTGTGCGGAAGAAGTTCCCCCTCACGTGAGGACGTAGCACGGccgccttccccctctccgtATCCCGAATTccacacatatacatacgcACGCTCCCTCACTCCCTCCCATCTCCAACCAAGTGCCTTCCACTGCCGCTACGACACATGacggagggcgagggcgaacaacaaaaaagaaagcgaacAAGCAGACAAACGGAGAGACGAGAAAAGAGCAAGAGAACAACCAGGCGTGCAACAACGCCGtcggcagagggagaggaggacaagggcacacacatacatacacacattCCACTCCCAGCCCTTCACAcagggaaaaaaagaaagagagcgatGGCTGCTGTAGCAAGCACTGAAAACAGTCCAAGATTGTAatcagcagccgcagcagaggaagaagacCACGAAGCTCAGCCCACCGTCGCTGTGACATTGTCTAGGCTATCTGTTTTGTTTCTActgctcccctcctccacattCCCTCAATCCTCTCACGCTTGgttctcccccttcttccccGCGCGTCACGCCGTTTCTTCTGTGCGAGGACCCTCGATCCATCCATCTGTCGAGAAGACggcgaaagagagaaagaagagggaggagatgcaaggggggggggggaggagatatagagagagggggcagggGGCAGTGCTgtcacacagacgcacatgTACAGAAGCGAGAGCTCACCAGCGAAGGATCGCCAGATTGGTCGATGCAGGGATCGAGATAGAGGCGTATACGGGCGGGAAGAAAGCACAGGCACAGccgaggcgaagaagaagagagacggggagagaggtggtggtggtggtggggtgaactcacaaagaaaaaggggagCAACACGGGAAAAGGAGAaacaacacgcacacgcacccacctAACACACATTTGTGTCACAAGACATCAAATATAAGGAAAGGGCAAAGATATAAAGAAACAATGTCTGTCAATGAAACAACAGCGAGGAAGGtaaaaacacacgcacgcatacacgcagaTAAAACaagacggggagggggcacaaAACacaaggggagaggggagagggagcgccTATGGGAagaatgtgtgtgtgcatgtcggtgcgtgtgtgtgccctctGTTGTTGACACGggcaggagggggtggggggatAGATGAAGGGAAGCCTCTCTGAGCGAGTAGAGTCTGAGCGAGTGGGCGCggtgagagagggaagaaacATAAAAACACCAACAGAGACAAGAGCCCACATGCACACCGACACAAGCAACCAGCGAACGACGACAGTGGAGAAAAGGTACacgggaggagggaagacaggggtggggggggggcgtagCGGAAAGATGAAGAGACGGAGAGTGGGCAAGGGTGAAGTAACATGGGGCACTAGatggaaagagagagaggagggggtgaggggcaGAATGACAAAtcgagaagagaaagaaagggggaggcacacgcacacatacacatgcacatgcacatgcacatacacgtaTATTCCTCAGCCAGCCCCCGCGAGAACCCAAAGAAACGAACCACAAATAAAATTCGCATCAACACGGGATGACAGATagcaacacacacaagcattCCGCACAGCATCACAAGAtagagaggaagagagggtaGAACAGAAAGCGGGGGAGATGAGgtgagggaaggagagagccaAGAAAGGAGATACGGAACAGAAAAGAAATGTGAGGACACACAGTCAAGAGAGACACAAGGAGCACACAAGAAAGAGGTCTGCAAAGCACGAGGACCCCCTccaaaaagaaaatgcgTGGGCCGCACAgccatgtgtgcgtgcgcgtctttcTGGCAACGCGTGAGGGTGGGTAAAAAAGGAGCGCGTGCTTGTACGAATACGTGTGAGAGAGGTCGAGAAAAcgagggagaagacggcATCATATTCGGTATGTCCCTCAAGCAAAGAGGGGAGACAgcaggggaagggaggaggctTGAATGGCACGTAGGGGGAGACACGGAAGATGGGGTGGTGCCAGCAGCAGATAACGGGATGTGGAAAGAGAACGTGAAGAAGCAGTAGTGTATGTGTGCCGCGTGTAATCCCTCGCGATGAAACAAATGAAAACCGACCAACCGACCAAGGTGCAACTACGGAAGCAGagaacggagagagagaggggggagataGAGCGAGGCTCACCCCCTCTTCATCGTCTGGTagtacacacgcgcacatccCTATATCCCctatacatacacatacacatggACAGACACCTCCACTGAATTTCGTTGTTCTTTTCTACGCAGCGCCTGcccgttttttcttttcgctgccgcacacaACGTGAGGTCAAAGGCCGCTGTGCCCACACGCCGTGCCACACGCcacccatcgcgtggtgcaaAGCAGCCGTAGGCACACGCGCTACAGCGATGCGCCAACTCAGCcatcggagcacggcccctgcctcaaactCTGCCCGCCNNNNNNNNNNNNNNNNNNNNNNNNNNNNNNNNNNNNNNNNNNNNNNNNNNNNNNNNNNNNNNNNNNNNNNNNNNNNNNNNNNNNNNNNNNNNNNNNNNNNNNNNNNNNNNNNNNNNNNNNNNNNNNNNNNNNNNNNNNNNNNNNNNNNNNNNNNNNNNNNNNNNNNNNNNNNNNNNNNNNNNNNNNNNNNNNNNNNNNNNNNNNNNNNNNNNNNNNNNNNNNNNNNNNNNNNNNNCGGTACATCGCACTGGCCTCCCCCTACGCCGCAGGCACCTGGCCCTGCCAcccaccagaggtggttgtGCATTGAcagaggtggggggggggcgggcgaggctgctcggcttccccATACGGAGAGGGGTAGTGGACCCTCATGCCACGCCGAGGTGTCCGCCGCCATCAGTGCGCCCACGCCAATGCGAGAGGCAAAgcaaaggaagaggagggcaaTGCAcgctctcgctgccgcttcctcctccccccctcaGCCGACACACGCGCTACAGCGTCGAGCTTTGCTTGTCGACCCCCTCAGGCCTCCCCCTCGTGCTCTCcggccgctgcatcgccctCTGAAGCGACCGCGCCAACGCACCTTCGGAATGCCGTGGCTGCCGGTatagaggagggggagggggccgtgGAGGTGGCGGGGGGAGAaatggagagggagatagCGAGAAATCGCAATAGCGGCTATtgggtgcgtgggtgggtAATGGAggaaagaaggggaaggggagggtgcTGAATGCATGAGAGTACTCGTAGAGGGGGTTCGCGCCCGGAAGAGGGGCAGGGGGGTGGTGGGAGGGCCGGAATCGGAATGCTGTGGAATAGGACAAGAAAAGCTGGGAGAGAGAACGCGCCGAAAAAGAAGGAGcacagagaggcagagaggtgTGCAACAGGGAAGCAACAGCAAAAGGGAGCAGGAGCGGaatgtggaggagggaggctgAGGAACGGAGGACAGGAGCACTACACTTCACTCCacagttgtgtgtgtgtgcttgcttggcgagggggaggaacAAACAAACATGAACACACCAaaatacaaaaaaaagcggagtcgccctcgcccccttcctctcggCCCTGCAGCAAACGTGAGGTGACAGTGGTGTTGGCGGAGAGCAGCTCGAAACGACAGGACTGAAACAGGTGAGGGTGTGGGAGATCGAACCGAAAACcaaaagaagggagaggcagagggagagtgagatgaggaaagggaggggagggctgTGAGCGGCCAGCGAGGGAGGTGACGGcgttgggggaggggcggggaagaggaaaggggaaCGGCGGGTGAGCGAAAAAATACACAAGCGCGCGAGAGGGAGTTAGAGATGCTTACGTTGAGAAGAACATTCTTGTGCCggtatatgtgtgtgtgtgtgggggggggtgacgCTCTACAAGCATGCCAGAACTGCACCCACAAACGCACTTCTCTTCCTtgctccccccttccctccacACCCGAACCTCCCGGCTCTTCTGAAACTGAGAAAGACACACCTTTTTGGCGAACGAAGTCATGCGCGACgtgcgtttgcgtgtgcgcctccgctTAGACATTTTTGTCTGCACAATGGACAACctgcgagagaggagagaaggaacgGAAagagtgggaggggaggaggaaaggagaaacGTAAAGAGATGAACAATATCACCACCACTGCGATTCACAACAAGaacacagcagcagtagcagcagccaaAGAAAGGAAGCAGCATACACGCAAACAGATTCGCTccagcacacatacacacgcgtgcgcgcgcacgaacGACAAAGAAGCGGGGaagggagggtgggtgggcgggtgagTGGTGTTGGGGGGTGGTGTGGGCATACCCAATGCTGCCATACCAAACGTTTATAACAGCAACAGAAGAAAGTGCACACACTCAGACATAGGtgcggcgcggagagggggagagacgcacaagcacacacagccatttgtgtgtgtgtgcttgtgtgtgtgtttatcGGTGAGCAATGGAGGGAGGCCTATCACCTACACACGGGGCTGATCTGGAGGTGGAGGTAAACGTTGGCCTTGCGCAGCAACACCTATCATACTCGCAGATCGCTCGCTGCGTCCGCTACGCACCACTGGTGGCAGAGCTATCCCCTCACGTGATGCGTGGGAAAAGGCTCGTCGAGTAGGGGTGCGATCACTGTAGCTTATCACCATCGAACCAGCCCCGAAATCTTCAGCACTGGCGGTTATGCCCCGACTACTGCTGGCGGCTGCCCCGTTGTAGGCTggagcggcgcagacgtTGGGGGAGCTTTCATAgccaccgcggccaccgTTGAGCGCCGCTGTGCAAAGGCCCGCCATTGTGCCGGTGCTCGCCGCCAGCAAGCGGCTCGGGCGGCCAGTGGCGTCccacgaggcggcggctccaCAGCGAGGGGCGGAGAGTGAAATGCTGCGCGCTCGCTCATCGCCTCGTTCCTCCACCGCTACTAGCACCGTCGCCGAGTCCGGCGGAGTCTGGCCCGTCAACACCCCGTTGCTGCTTTGGTAGATGCTGTTGGTGTGTGTCGCTACACGAAGCATGTCttcgccgctggcgccgcgcccGGATAGGCCTCCCATGGCACCAAGCGCAGGAGACGAGCCACCGTTCGCTGCAACGTGCGGCACGTGTGGCAGGGCTGGTGAGTACGACGTGCCGAGGGGGTGACGCCGAGCGGAGGTGGACGCTGACCCGCCGCGCGACGCAGGTGCGCGGGCCGGACCTATAGACTCCGTGTCTACCGATATGGagcgcgccgtcgacgcgcTCGGCGGAAAGGCTGGACGCGACGCCGACCGCAGAGGTGACACGCCGCTCTGCGAGGCTATCGATATGCTGTACTCGTTCTGCGAAAGGATGCTAGATCGACGGCTACGGGtgttgctgccgttgcagcGCGCAAGGAATGGCCGCGTCGGCTGGTGCTGTACACCGGAGCGAGTCTCGACTGGCGTCTCCATGGCTGTCTCGATGCCCCAGTCGCTTGCCTCTTCACTCAAGTGAGCCGCCTGTAGGCGGAGCGGGCGACAGTACTCATCGAAGGTGTCGCGTGAGAAGTAGAGCCGGTTCTGCAACAGCTCCACCATGAGAAACTCCAGCGCGTTGAGGTCGTCGTTTGTGACACCGCCGACGACAGAAAAGTCGTGGTTGTTGAGTGTTCGCGTGTCCATGATCTTGCTTGCCATTCTGGTCGACGTGAGGAAGAGCTTGAACACGTTGTACGGGTGCAGGAGCATGCATGGGTGCATGCAGAGCAGCCGGTCCAGGTAGAGGCATCCGCACACCAGCACCGACGGAGAGACATAGGTGTACTTGACGATGCGCTTGAGGTAGTCGTGAACGGAGATGGCCGGAACCTCGCGGGTGGAGAAGGCGTTGAGTTCCGCCTGCGGGCTCGGCAAAGtcgccttgccgctgccactgctgctgctgcctgtcGTGTTCGCACACGTGAGGCCACCGTTGACGCTCCCTCGTGGCGAGCGCTCGGCGTCAGTTGCGCCGTTCAGCGTGGTTGCTGAAGGCGAGGCTGGCGATGACACGTGCGCGGGTATCCCGTGcttctgccgcagcacctcatGCGCCGCGATGGTGCAGTCGATTGCGTACGCCAGCCACGGAACAAGAAACCGGTATTCCTGCCCATGCTTCTCTTGCATCGTCTCGGACTCGTTCAGCAAGCGGCCCGAGCGCTTGCTGTGTCGCTGCGGCATGGACACGGACGGCGTAAGCGGAAAGAGGTCGACCGGCTCGTCCATCGTGGAGGGCAAGGGTGGCAGCGTTGGAGTGGCGGACGGACTCAACATTgttgcgccggcgcacagGCCATTCGCGCCACTGCTGTCCACGGTAGCGCTGGCTGCAGCCTCTTGGCCACGAGCGCCATAGAAGCCGCTCCCGGCAGCCGAGCCACTGCTGGGCGAAGTATGGAGACTGCTGTTGCACCCCGCTAAGCCAATCTGCATGGTAGACGGCTTGCGAAAAAAGTGGCAGATGAGCGGCTTCTCTATTTCGTccacgccgcgcggcggcacggcgggGGAGAGCCGCGGTGGGGAGTAGACTCTAGACGTATTGCCATCCtcggtgtggctgctgctatGGTTGTTAGCGTCACCCGCGTGGTTGCGCCCGTTCTGCACCATTGTGTCTAGCGCACTCATTGCACAGCACCGAAACCGATAAAATcggcagagagaaaggacACTCCTCACTCTCTTCTCGTCCACagagaagggaaagggaATACGGTCACCGCCTGCTGGGAGAAGGTGGGAAGGGTAAGGGGGGAGGGTCTCGATCAACAAGATGTCGGCGTACACACCACCACGcgaaacgagagagaggagtcGCTGCACCAATCCTAAGGGGTATCAAGAGAGTCGCGTGTGCTCAAGCGTGATGCTCAGAGAATGCTGCAATCTCCAagggtgctgcgcagcccTTAGCAAAACAATGGATATCCGTATGGAcgtgtatgcgtatgtggtgactggagagagaggagggggtggggtggggggggggagggaagggaagaggtggTTCGGAGAGAGCGTGCGCCGTTTCCCGCCGGACTACAGAGAGACAATAACAAGGCACCACCACTGACACGGACACACGGGAAGGGTGATGCAAGACGGGGATGCAAGGCGTGAGGAAGGAGTAAAGGCGGGAGGGTAGGGGGGTGGAGGAAAaaagacggaggagaggaaagaggagcagGACAAAACAGAGAGCAAAACGCACAGCAAGAAAGATGTacgcgcggtggtggtgttgagGGGGTGAGAAggtgtgtgttcgtgtgtgtgtgtgtgtctgtggcggcggtggggagTGGCAACTTGCTACAAAGAACCAAGAGAACCAGAAAGTACAAGGAGGGGAGGTggtgtggggggggaggggaagggggagaatGATGTGTGGGTGAGAAGCGGTGATGGATGGATGGGGGGGCGGTAAATGAACGTGAGGTGCGAATAGCAaagctgccgcgctgccgacactggagaagggggaggacgAACAGCAAATGAAAAATGTCaaacaccacacacacagagagaaaaggggatACAGGAAGAAAGGTGAAGCCGGCGTCACCGACACGTGATCACACACGCACtagagagcgagcgagcg
This genomic stretch from Leishmania donovani BPK282A1 complete genome, chromosome 24 harbors:
- a CDS encoding cyclin 10, producing MQIGLAGCNSSLHTSPSSGSAAGSGFYGARGQEAAASATVDSSGANGLCAGATMLSPSATPTLPPLPSTMDEPVDLFPLTPSVSMPQRHSKRSGRLLNESETMQEKHGQEYRFLVPWLAYAIDCTIAAHEVLRQKHGIPAHVSSPASPSATTLNGATDAERSPRGSVNGGLTCANTTGSSSSGSGKATLPSPQAELNAFSTREVPAISVHDYLKRIVKYTYVSPSVLVCGCLYLDRLLCMHPCMLLHPYNVFKLFLTSTRMASKIMDTRTLNNHDFSVVGGVTNDDLNALEFLMVELLQNRLYFSRDTFDEYCRPLRLQAAHLSEEASDWGIETAMETPVETRSGVQHQPTRPFLARCNGSNTRSRRSSILSQNEYSISIASQSGVSPLRSASRPAFPPSASTARSISVDTESIGPARAPASRGGSASTSARRHPLGTSYSPALPHVPHVAANGGSSPALGAMGGLSGRGASGEDMLRVATHTNSIYQSSNGVLTGQTPPDSATVLVAVEERGDERARSISLSAPRCGAAASWDATGRPSRLLAASTGTMAGLCTAALNGGRGGYESSPNVCAAPAYNGAAASSSRGITASAEDFGAGSMVISYSDRTPTRRAFSHASREGIALPPVVRSGRSERSASMIGVAAQGQRLPPPPDQPRV